In Psychromonas sp. psych-6C06, a single genomic region encodes these proteins:
- the gyrA gene encoding DNA topoisomerase (ATP-hydrolyzing) subunit A, with the protein MSEFASDVSPINIEDELKNSYLEYAMSVIVGRALPDVRDGLKPVHRRVLFAMNILRNDWNKPYKKSARVVGDVIGKYHPHGDTAVYDTIVRMAQDFSMRYMLIDGQGNFGSVDGDSAAAMRYTEIRMDKIAHELLADLDKETVDYVPNYDGTELIPEVMPTKIPNLLVNGSSGIAVGMATNIPPHNLGEVIDGCLALIANKEITVEELIEFIPGPDFPTCGIINGRKGIIDAYKTGRGKLKIRAKADIEVNEKTGRETIVVHELPYQVNKARLIEKIAEFVKDKKLEGISALRDESDKDGMRMVVEVKRGEVGEVVLNNLYAQTQMQVSFGINAVALDHGQPKLFNLKEMLEAFIRHRREVVTRRTVFELRKARDRAHLLEGLAISLANIEEIIELIRRSPTSVEAKAALQAQGWKLGNVAAMLEAAGVDVARPDALPAEYGMRDELYYMTEVQAQAILDMRLHKLTGLEHEKILNEYQELIDLITGLIFILENPARLMEVIKEELEEIRTNFGDKRRTEITASEADLCMEDLINEEDVVVTLSHEGYVKYQPLTDYEAQRRGGKGKSATSMKDEDFIEKLLVASTHDTILCFSTRGRLYWLKTFQLPLASRQARGRPIVNILPLEEGERITAILPVRDYEDDKFVFMATANGTVKKTALSAYSRPRASGLIAINLNDDNELIGAQITNGENEIMIFSDAGKVVRFKEAEETPAVDEEGNPILDENGVQEIKFKGVRPMGRTATGVRGIKLKEGEKVVSLIIPNETGHILTATENGYGKRTPLEDYASKSRATQGVISIKVSERNGKVVGAVQVDENDEIMLISNRGTLVRTPVSGVSIVGRNTQGVTLIKTREDEKIVALQRIEEIKEQPNYESQEEGDTEQSVESAAQEQATEANADESPVDSVE; encoded by the coding sequence ATGAGCGAATTTGCATCTGACGTTTCTCCAATTAACATTGAAGACGAATTAAAAAACTCTTATCTCGAATATGCAATGAGCGTAATTGTTGGGCGTGCTCTGCCTGACGTACGCGATGGCTTAAAGCCTGTTCATCGCCGTGTTTTATTTGCGATGAATATTCTACGCAATGATTGGAATAAACCTTATAAAAAATCAGCACGTGTTGTTGGTGATGTAATTGGTAAATATCACCCACACGGTGATACGGCTGTTTACGATACAATTGTACGCATGGCGCAAGACTTCTCAATGCGTTACATGTTGATCGATGGTCAAGGTAACTTCGGTTCTGTCGATGGCGATAGTGCTGCTGCGATGCGTTATACGGAAATTCGTATGGACAAAATTGCCCACGAATTATTGGCAGACCTTGATAAAGAAACCGTTGATTATGTACCTAACTATGATGGTACAGAGCTTATTCCTGAAGTGATGCCAACAAAGATTCCGAACCTATTAGTAAATGGTTCATCGGGTATCGCGGTTGGTATGGCGACGAATATTCCACCACATAACTTAGGTGAAGTGATCGATGGTTGTTTAGCATTAATCGCCAATAAAGAGATCACCGTTGAAGAGCTGATCGAATTTATTCCCGGTCCAGATTTCCCAACCTGCGGTATCATCAATGGCCGTAAAGGTATTATCGATGCTTACAAAACCGGCCGTGGAAAATTAAAGATTCGTGCTAAAGCGGATATCGAAGTGAATGAAAAAACTGGTCGTGAAACGATCGTGGTCCATGAGCTTCCATACCAAGTAAACAAAGCACGCCTCATTGAAAAAATTGCGGAATTTGTAAAAGATAAAAAATTGGAAGGCATCAGTGCCCTACGCGATGAGTCGGATAAAGACGGTATGCGTATGGTGGTTGAAGTGAAACGTGGTGAAGTGGGTGAGGTGGTATTAAATAACCTTTATGCACAGACACAGATGCAGGTTTCATTTGGTATTAATGCCGTTGCATTAGACCATGGTCAACCGAAACTATTTAACCTAAAAGAGATGCTGGAAGCGTTTATTCGTCACCGTCGTGAAGTGGTAACACGTCGTACGGTATTTGAATTGCGTAAAGCGCGTGATCGTGCCCACCTGTTAGAAGGTCTTGCGATCTCACTGGCAAATATTGAAGAGATCATTGAACTGATTCGTCGTTCTCCGACGTCTGTTGAAGCAAAAGCCGCATTGCAAGCACAGGGCTGGAAGTTAGGTAATGTTGCTGCCATGTTAGAAGCTGCTGGTGTTGATGTTGCTCGACCTGATGCGTTACCTGCTGAATATGGTATGCGTGATGAACTGTACTACATGACAGAAGTACAGGCACAAGCAATTCTGGATATGCGTTTACACAAGCTTACCGGTCTTGAGCACGAGAAAATATTAAATGAATACCAAGAGCTTATCGACCTGATCACAGGTTTAATCTTTATTCTTGAAAATCCAGCGCGTTTAATGGAAGTGATTAAAGAAGAGCTTGAAGAGATCCGCACTAACTTTGGTGATAAACGTCGTACAGAGATCACTGCAAGTGAAGCTGACCTGTGTATGGAAGATTTAATCAACGAAGAAGATGTTGTTGTGACGCTTTCTCACGAAGGTTACGTGAAATACCAACCATTAACCGATTACGAAGCACAGCGACGTGGCGGTAAAGGTAAGTCAGCGACATCGATGAAAGATGAAGACTTTATTGAGAAGCTATTAGTGGCAAGTACCCACGATACGATTTTATGTTTCTCAACACGTGGCCGTTTGTACTGGCTGAAAACATTCCAATTACCGTTGGCTTCTCGTCAAGCGCGTGGTCGTCCGATTGTCAACATTTTGCCGCTTGAAGAGGGCGAACGTATTACAGCAATTCTACCGGTACGTGATTACGAAGATGACAAGTTTGTCTTTATGGCAACGGCAAATGGTACCGTGAAGAAAACGGCATTAAGTGCTTACAGTCGTCCGCGTGCAAGTGGTCTGATTGCCATTAACCTAAATGATGATAACGAGCTAATTGGTGCACAAATCACCAATGGTGAGAATGAGATCATGATCTTCTCGGATGCCGGTAAAGTTGTACGCTTTAAAGAAGCGGAAGAAACACCGGCTGTTGATGAAGAGGGCAATCCAATTCTTGATGAAAATGGCGTGCAAGAGATCAAATTCAAAGGTGTACGCCCAATGGGTCGTACTGCAACCGGTGTTCGTGGTATTAAGTTGAAAGAGGGTGAGAAAGTGGTTTCACTGATCATTCCAAATGAAACTGGCCATATTCTGACTGCGACTGAAAATGGATACGGTAAACGTACTCCTCTTGAAGATTACGCATCGAAAAGTCGTGCAACACAAGGTGTTATCTCAATCAAAGTGAGTGAGCGTAACGGTAAAGTGGTTGGTGCGGTGCAGGTTGATGAAAATGATGAAATCATGCTTATCTCTAACCGTGGCACGCTGGTTCGTACTCCGGTAAGTGGTGTTTCAATTGTTGGACGTAACACACAGGGTGTAACGTTAATTAAGACTCGTGAAGATGAAAAAATCGTCGCGTTACAACGTATTGAAGAGATCAAAGAGCAACCTAACTACGAATCACAAGAGGAAGGCGATACTGAGCAATCGGTAGAGTCTGCAGCTCAAGAGCAGGCAACAGAAGCAAATGCTGATGAATCGCCTGTTGATTCAGTAGAATAA
- a CDS encoding pseudouridine synthase: MTTTADADSIIEHQHFKIYKPYGFLSQFVQEQRKKKKLLGELGDFPEKIMAIGRLDHDSEGLLLLTTDGMMSYEVRSKGIEKEYYVQVDGAITEEALLQLQQGVEITVNGSKYLTLPCHVKQLVAEPELPSRGRKIRDARHGPTSWISITLTEGKNRQIRKMTAAVGFATLRLVRVRIADITIEGMLSGEVLVLNNLNESVSPF; encoded by the coding sequence ATGACCACCACGGCCGATGCTGATAGCATTATAGAGCACCAGCATTTCAAAATTTATAAACCCTATGGGTTTTTAAGCCAGTTTGTACAAGAACAACGTAAAAAGAAAAAGCTATTAGGTGAGCTCGGTGATTTTCCTGAAAAAATAATGGCGATCGGCCGCTTAGATCATGATTCAGAAGGACTGTTGTTGCTGACTACCGATGGCATGATGAGTTATGAAGTAAGAAGTAAAGGCATTGAAAAAGAATATTACGTACAAGTCGATGGCGCTATTACCGAGGAAGCGTTATTACAGCTACAACAGGGCGTTGAAATCACCGTTAACGGGAGTAAGTATTTAACCTTACCCTGCCACGTCAAGCAGTTAGTTGCTGAGCCTGAGTTACCGAGTCGTGGTCGTAAAATACGCGATGCGAGGCATGGCCCCACCAGTTGGATCTCAATTACCCTCACTGAAGGTAAAAACCGTCAAATTAGAAAGATGACAGCTGCAGTTGGTTTTGCAACATTAAGGCTGGTTCGCGTTCGCATTGCTGATATTACTATCGAAGGGATGTTATCTGGAGAAGTGCTGGTATTGAATAACTTGAATGAATCCGTATCGCCTTTTTAA
- the hisC gene encoding histidinol-phosphate transaminase yields MSCDFLSLANSGVQKLHPYQAGKPTDELERELGITDIVKLASNENPLGLAPSVKGALQNELTELTRYPDANGYYLKKALADKYAIEIEQVTLGNGSNDLLELIARAFVSRDDEVMYAEHAFVVYPLVTQAIGAKAVVVPAKDYGHDLVAMANAITAQTKLIFIANPNNPTGTFLEQEAIHAFLSKVPSDVLVVLDEAYFEYATASRRGNAIEWINEFPNLIVSRTFSKAYGLAGLRVGYAISHPDIADILNRVRQPFNCNALALKAAETVLNDEEYLQKSVALNNQGMDDLSAFFTDNNLDFIASMGNFITVDVGKSGDEVYQALLQQGVIVRPITGYGLANHLRISIGTQAENQRFKEALTTVLNLES; encoded by the coding sequence ATGAGTTGTGATTTTTTAAGTTTGGCAAATTCGGGCGTACAGAAGTTACACCCATACCAAGCCGGCAAGCCTACCGATGAATTAGAGCGTGAATTAGGTATTACTGATATTGTTAAACTCGCATCTAATGAAAATCCACTCGGTCTTGCACCGTCGGTAAAAGGAGCGTTGCAAAATGAACTCACTGAGTTAACACGCTATCCGGATGCTAACGGTTATTATTTAAAAAAAGCATTAGCCGATAAATACGCAATTGAGATTGAACAAGTTACGCTAGGGAATGGATCAAATGATCTGTTGGAATTAATTGCGCGTGCGTTTGTCTCCCGTGACGATGAAGTAATGTATGCAGAGCATGCCTTTGTTGTTTATCCTCTTGTCACACAGGCGATTGGCGCTAAAGCAGTCGTTGTGCCAGCGAAAGATTACGGTCATGATTTAGTGGCGATGGCAAATGCCATTACTGCCCAGACTAAGTTAATATTTATTGCTAATCCTAATAACCCAACAGGTACGTTTTTAGAGCAAGAAGCGATTCACGCCTTTTTAAGCAAAGTCCCAAGTGATGTGTTGGTTGTGCTTGATGAAGCTTATTTTGAGTATGCTACTGCATCACGTCGTGGCAATGCGATTGAGTGGATCAACGAATTTCCCAATCTAATTGTATCTCGTACTTTTTCAAAAGCCTATGGATTAGCGGGTTTACGTGTTGGTTACGCTATCTCCCATCCTGATATTGCCGATATTCTAAACCGTGTTCGTCAGCCATTTAATTGTAATGCATTAGCATTAAAGGCAGCTGAAACGGTATTAAACGATGAAGAATACCTGCAAAAAAGTGTTGCTTTAAATAATCAAGGCATGGATGACTTAAGTGCATTTTTCACCGACAACAATCTCGATTTTATCGCATCGATGGGTAACTTTATTACTGTTGATGTAGGCAAATCGGGAGATGAAGTGTATCAAGCCTTGTTGCAACAGGGGGTTATTGTCCGCCCGATCACAGGTTATGGTTTAGCGAATCATCTACGCATCAGTATTGGTACACAGGCTGAAAACCAACGTTTTAAAGAAGCATTAACAACAGTTTTGAATTTAGAGAGTTAA
- the aroA gene encoding 3-phosphoshikimate 1-carboxyvinyltransferase — protein MEQLLLNPIKKVDGEINLPGSKSLSNRALLLAALAKGTTTLTNLLDSDDIRHMLNALKKLGVNYQLSDDKTECVVEGLGRAFNTTELGELELFLGNAGTAMRPLCAALCLGQGEYVLTGEPRMFERPIGSLVEALQQAGAEITYLKDENYPPLKINGTGLKGGNIKIDGSVSSQFLTAFLMSAPMASEDTTIEIVGELVSKPYIKITLQIMADFGVEVDNENGEYQKFTIKGGQTYTAAGNYLVEGDASSASYFLAAGAIAGGTVKVTGIGRNSVQGDIQFADALEAMGADIEWGDDYIKASKGELKAVDMDFNHIPDAAMTIAVAALFATGTTKITNVYNWRVKETDRLFAMATELRKVGAFVVEGHDFIEITAPEQIKHAEIDTYDDHRIAMCFSLVALSGTSVTINDPKCTSKTFPDYFEKLASVSR, from the coding sequence ATGGAACAATTATTATTAAACCCGATTAAAAAAGTCGATGGTGAAATTAACCTACCAGGCTCAAAAAGTCTTTCAAACCGCGCCTTATTACTGGCCGCATTAGCGAAAGGGACGACCACGCTAACCAACTTACTTGACAGTGATGATATTCGTCATATGTTAAACGCGCTTAAAAAGTTAGGCGTTAACTACCAACTTTCTGACGATAAAACAGAGTGTGTGGTTGAAGGGTTGGGGCGTGCATTTAATACTACTGAGCTAGGTGAATTAGAGCTGTTTTTAGGTAATGCGGGTACGGCGATGCGCCCATTGTGTGCTGCACTTTGTTTAGGCCAAGGTGAATACGTATTAACTGGCGAGCCACGTATGTTTGAACGCCCAATTGGCTCATTAGTTGAAGCATTACAACAAGCGGGCGCTGAAATTACTTACCTAAAAGATGAAAATTATCCCCCACTTAAAATTAATGGTACGGGCCTTAAAGGCGGTAACATTAAGATTGATGGTAGTGTATCAAGTCAATTCTTAACTGCATTCTTAATGTCTGCACCGATGGCAAGCGAAGACACTACCATTGAGATTGTTGGTGAGCTTGTTTCAAAACCTTACATTAAAATCACGCTACAAATTATGGCTGACTTTGGTGTTGAAGTAGATAATGAAAATGGTGAATACCAAAAATTCACCATTAAAGGTGGCCAAACTTACACGGCTGCTGGTAACTACCTTGTGGAAGGCGATGCTTCTTCGGCATCTTACTTCTTAGCTGCGGGCGCCATTGCTGGTGGTACGGTTAAAGTAACTGGTATTGGCCGAAACTCAGTGCAGGGTGATATTCAGTTTGCCGATGCATTAGAGGCAATGGGCGCTGATATTGAGTGGGGCGATGATTATATCAAAGCGAGCAAAGGTGAATTAAAGGCTGTTGATATGGATTTTAACCATATTCCAGATGCTGCCATGACCATAGCCGTTGCCGCGTTGTTTGCAACGGGCACCACGAAAATTACCAATGTTTATAACTGGCGTGTGAAAGAGACTGACCGTTTATTTGCTATGGCAACGGAGTTACGTAAAGTAGGTGCTTTTGTTGTTGAGGGGCATGATTTCATTGAAATTACGGCACCTGAGCAGATCAAACATGCTGAAATTGATACCTACGATGATCACCGTATTGCGATGTGTTTCTCGTTAGTCGCATTAAGTGGTACTTCGGTAACGATTAACGATCCAAAATGTACGTCTAAAACTTTCCCTGATTACTTTGAAAAGCTAGCTTCTGTTAGCCGATAA
- a CDS encoding LysR family transcriptional regulator ArgP — MQDYKLLAALDAILKTQSFDKAAKQLHISQSAISQRIKLLESHHGQALLIRSHPIKATTLGQKLLGHYQRVLQLESELEVQLKNTKQRQSLPLAVNADSLATWFVSALAPLLQAQQVALNLFVEDESRTWERLSNGEVLACVTSKQKPMSGGESHFLGFMEYVCVATPKFIDRYFSQGFNQVSFQQAPAIIFDQHDDIHLKFLADNFSLQAGQYPCHTVRSSQAFVDLTLADGAYSLNAKLQIEEHLKSGQLVNIMPDQIFYVPLYWQCWQLSGRLISELTDNIIAYCQQVLAQTTNIN; from the coding sequence ATGCAAGACTACAAGCTCTTAGCGGCACTCGATGCTATTTTAAAAACACAAAGCTTTGATAAAGCGGCAAAACAGCTGCACATTTCTCAATCGGCCATATCACAACGTATAAAATTACTTGAAAGCCATCATGGTCAGGCCTTATTGATTAGAAGCCACCCTATTAAAGCGACGACTTTAGGTCAAAAACTTTTAGGCCATTATCAACGTGTTTTACAGTTGGAATCTGAGCTTGAGGTTCAATTAAAAAATACCAAACAACGCCAGTCTCTTCCGCTTGCCGTAAACGCAGATAGCCTTGCAACATGGTTTGTTTCCGCGTTAGCTCCTCTGCTACAAGCACAGCAAGTCGCATTAAACCTTTTTGTTGAGGATGAATCTCGGACTTGGGAGCGACTCTCTAATGGTGAAGTGCTAGCCTGTGTGACCAGTAAACAAAAGCCGATGAGTGGCGGGGAAAGTCATTTTTTAGGGTTTATGGAATATGTGTGTGTCGCCACGCCTAAATTTATCGATCGTTATTTTAGTCAAGGCTTCAACCAAGTTAGCTTTCAGCAAGCGCCTGCGATTATCTTTGATCAGCATGATGATATCCACCTTAAATTTCTTGCTGATAACTTTTCTTTACAAGCGGGACAATACCCTTGTCATACGGTCCGCTCTTCACAGGCTTTTGTTGACCTTACACTGGCCGATGGAGCATATAGCCTTAATGCAAAGTTACAAATTGAAGAACACTTAAAAAGTGGCCAACTGGTCAATATAATGCCCGATCAGATTTTCTATGTGCCACTCTATTGGCAGTGTTGGCAACTATCGGGCAGGTTAATTAGTGAATTGACAGATAATATAATCGCCTATTGCCAACAGGTATTAGCGCAAACGACTAACATAAACTAA
- the serC gene encoding 3-phosphoserine/phosphohydroxythreonine transaminase, producing the protein MSKIFNFCAGPAMLPEAVMAKAQSEFCNWQGLGVSVMEVSHRSPEYIAMAKEAEQDLRDLMEIPDNYKVLFCHGGGRGQFAAIPLNLLGERLEADYLLTGQWSKSAVVEAKKHARISETDLMTQTSEGKISVKATSEWPINAGAAYLHYCPNETIEGIEIFDLPETGVVPLVADMSSTILSRPVDVSKFGIIYAGAQKNIGPSGLSIVIVRDDLIGHARKAIPSIFDYEVQANADSMFNTPPTYAWYLAGLVFKWLKEQGGLVEVEQKNIAKAELLYGFIDSSDFYANNVDKSVRSRMNVPFTLADDRLNETFLNEAKEAGLLTLKGHKLVGGMRASIYNAMPIEGVQALVDFMNQFEKKYA; encoded by the coding sequence ATGAGTAAAATATTTAATTTCTGTGCTGGACCTGCAATGTTACCCGAAGCGGTAATGGCAAAAGCGCAAAGTGAGTTTTGTAACTGGCAGGGGCTTGGCGTTTCTGTGATGGAAGTGAGTCACCGTAGCCCTGAATATATTGCAATGGCAAAAGAAGCTGAGCAAGACCTGCGTGATTTAATGGAGATCCCAGATAACTACAAAGTGCTGTTCTGCCATGGTGGTGGACGTGGTCAATTTGCTGCTATCCCACTTAACTTGTTAGGTGAGCGGTTAGAAGCGGATTATCTGTTAACTGGGCAATGGTCTAAATCTGCTGTAGTAGAAGCAAAAAAACATGCGCGCATCAGCGAAACGGATCTGATGACCCAAACTTCTGAAGGTAAAATAAGCGTAAAAGCGACATCTGAATGGCCGATTAATGCAGGTGCCGCCTATCTGCATTACTGCCCGAATGAAACCATTGAAGGGATAGAGATTTTTGATCTGCCTGAAACTGGTGTTGTGCCATTAGTTGCAGATATGAGTTCAACAATTCTTTCACGCCCAGTCGATGTATCTAAATTTGGTATTATCTATGCTGGAGCACAAAAGAATATTGGTCCATCGGGGTTATCGATAGTGATTGTACGTGATGACTTAATCGGTCATGCGCGTAAAGCGATCCCTTCTATCTTCGACTATGAAGTACAAGCAAATGCTGACTCAATGTTTAATACGCCACCAACCTATGCGTGGTATTTAGCAGGTCTAGTATTTAAGTGGCTTAAAGAGCAGGGGGGCTTGGTTGAAGTTGAGCAGAAAAATATTGCTAAAGCAGAGCTACTTTATGGTTTCATTGATAGCTCTGACTTTTACGCAAACAATGTCGATAAAAGTGTGCGTAGTCGCATGAATGTGCCGTTTACGTTAGCTGATGACAGACTTAATGAAACATTTTTAAACGAAGCAAAAGAAGCTGGTTTGCTGACGCTTAAAGGACATAAGTTAGTTGGTGGAATGCGTGCAAGTATCTACAATGCAATGCCGATCGAAGGTGTGCAAGCATTAGTCGATTTCATGAATCAATTTGAGAAAAAATACGCATAA
- a CDS encoding LysE/ArgO family amino acid transporter, which yields MATLIMPIGLQNAFVLNQGIRKQHHLFVATFCSLADVLFMCIGVWGGATLFSLYPWLLITITLLGALFMMVYGWQCLQRARKGEGSIETDNKQRSFKMIVLACCAFTFLNPHVYIDTIVILGGFAANLLVEERPYFVLGGISASFTWFFGLALIGAKFAHVLSSSRAQRIIDALIGLMMWGLAIYLLLNLDF from the coding sequence ATGGCAACACTGATCATGCCGATCGGGTTGCAAAATGCTTTTGTATTAAATCAGGGGATACGCAAACAGCATCATCTGTTTGTTGCTACTTTTTGTAGCTTGGCCGATGTGCTTTTTATGTGTATCGGTGTGTGGGGAGGCGCAACCCTATTTAGTCTTTACCCATGGTTATTGATTACTATTACGCTATTAGGTGCTTTGTTTATGATGGTTTATGGTTGGCAATGTTTACAACGTGCTAGAAAAGGTGAGGGAAGTATAGAAACGGATAATAAGCAACGCAGTTTTAAGATGATTGTGCTCGCTTGTTGTGCATTTACCTTTTTAAATCCACACGTGTATATCGATACTATTGTTATTTTAGGTGGTTTTGCGGCTAATTTACTGGTGGAAGAGCGTCCCTATTTTGTATTGGGGGGGATTAGTGCTTCGTTTACTTGGTTTTTTGGGTTAGCTTTAATTGGGGCCAAATTTGCACATGTTTTAAGTAGTAGTAGAGCGCAACGTATTATTGATGCGTTAATCGGGTTGATGATGTGGGGACTGGCGATTTATCTGTTATTAAATTTGGATTTTTAA
- a CDS encoding GyrI-like domain-containing protein, whose product MENKKTNYQQKLKPVFRYLEANFKEPLNLQMVAEKAYLSPYHFHRIFKVVSGETLAGYLRRLKLEYAAQQLFYTQQSITEIALTLGFSSSQSFAKAIRQYFGLSASQIRNCTTPTDYRALLQKSKIGHLLHNNGNANHDEGRYAYQCDQQQEAITMKIETINNKLLAYIRVTGPYGEGYQQAIGKLYQWAALHSFEQGESLFIYHDNPEITPAEKCRTDICISVPEGTQVTQGIEIQPLPAGRYSSIRENITDKKQYRRCWEKLMSQIIEADLAIDERPCFEFYHHYDPQTEEADVSFYTAIK is encoded by the coding sequence ATGGAAAATAAAAAAACCAACTATCAGCAAAAACTTAAACCGGTGTTTCGTTATTTAGAGGCGAATTTTAAAGAGCCATTAAACCTGCAGATGGTTGCAGAAAAAGCTTATTTGTCACCCTATCACTTTCACCGTATTTTCAAAGTGGTCAGTGGCGAAACACTCGCAGGATACCTTAGACGCTTAAAACTCGAATATGCTGCACAACAACTTTTTTATACCCAACAGAGCATTACAGAGATAGCACTGACACTTGGTTTTTCAAGCTCGCAAAGTTTTGCGAAAGCAATTCGTCAGTACTTTGGATTGAGCGCTTCTCAAATAAGAAACTGCACCACGCCAACAGATTACCGAGCATTATTACAAAAAAGCAAGATTGGCCACCTGCTACACAATAATGGAAACGCCAATCACGATGAAGGTCGCTATGCTTATCAATGTGATCAACAACAGGAAGCAATCACTATGAAAATTGAAACGATAAACAATAAATTACTCGCTTATATCCGTGTTACAGGCCCTTATGGCGAAGGATACCAACAAGCAATAGGAAAACTTTATCAATGGGCTGCATTACACTCTTTTGAACAGGGAGAGTCACTTTTTATCTATCATGATAATCCTGAAATCACACCAGCAGAAAAATGCAGAACAGATATTTGTATTAGCGTACCTGAAGGGACACAAGTCACACAAGGAATTGAGATACAGCCCCTACCCGCTGGGCGATATAGCTCAATTCGTGAAAACATTACTGATAAAAAGCAATATCGTCGTTGCTGGGAAAAATTAATGTCACAAATTATAGAAGCCGATCTAGCGATTGATGAACGCCCTTGTTTTGAGTTTTATCATCATTATGATCCACAGACAGAAGAAGCGGATGTGAGTTTTTACACTGCTATAAAATAA
- the ubiG gene encoding bifunctional 2-polyprenyl-6-hydroxyphenol methylase/3-demethylubiquinol 3-O-methyltransferase UbiG produces MSVDTNTMQNDAFNDNVDQKEIEKFSAMAEQWWDLEGDFKPLHMLNPTRLDYIEQGVEGLFAKRVVDVGCGGGILAESMAIQGAEVIGIDMAHASLQIARLHALETQTKLDYQKITAEQFANDHPEQFDVVTCMEMLEHVPDPASIIKACCDMVKPGGTVYFSTINKTFKAYLMMILGAEHLLQWVPKGTHEYEKFIRPSLLLADIDKTTLKCEHLCGVEFSPFSGGFEITKNVDVNYMLRCVKRV; encoded by the coding sequence ATGTCTGTAGATACAAACACAATGCAAAATGATGCTTTTAACGATAATGTTGACCAAAAAGAGATTGAAAAATTTTCCGCAATGGCTGAGCAATGGTGGGACTTAGAGGGGGATTTCAAACCACTACATATGCTAAACCCAACTCGCCTTGATTACATTGAGCAGGGTGTTGAGGGGTTATTTGCAAAACGTGTCGTTGATGTGGGTTGTGGTGGCGGTATTTTAGCAGAGAGCATGGCGATTCAAGGCGCGGAGGTGATAGGTATTGATATGGCCCACGCTTCACTGCAAATAGCGCGCCTGCATGCACTAGAAACACAAACAAAACTTGATTACCAAAAAATAACCGCTGAACAGTTTGCCAATGATCACCCAGAGCAGTTTGATGTGGTGACTTGCATGGAGATGTTAGAGCATGTGCCTGATCCTGCTTCTATCATCAAAGCATGTTGCGACATGGTCAAGCCGGGTGGCACAGTGTATTTCTCCACCATTAATAAAACGTTTAAAGCCTATTTGATGATGATCTTAGGGGCTGAACATCTATTACAATGGGTTCCTAAGGGCACCCATGAATATGAGAAGTTTATTCGTCCCTCTCTATTATTGGCAGATATCGATAAAACCACGCTGAAATGTGAGCATCTTTGTGGCGTTGAGTTTAGCCCTTTTAGCGGTGGATTTGAGATCACTAAAAATGTTGATGTGAATTACATGTTACGTTGTGTCAAACGCGTATAA